Proteins encoded together in one Maribacter dokdonensis DSW-8 window:
- a CDS encoding peptidase associated/transthyretin-like domain-containing protein — MTRKLLFLFVLFITVSGFAQDDARVPLRGSVIYMSIGVPNENVINSTSEHATITNDQGQFKINVKVGDQLVFTAVNYNIKVVTITEEILANNRLVVEVNEKVTELDEVVITPEQQERFLKMRNEEFKQHEYEIDRGTEVENIAMSDVDRGMQDGLNFVNIFRAIFKSQDQAEEEKPRLKVSEVLRQVYDDSFFVVDLQIPQDKINEFLYYCDARMPAQSLLKKENEFQLIDALVNHSKSFLKDLNEE, encoded by the coding sequence ATGACCAGAAAATTACTTTTTTTATTTGTATTGTTTATCACAGTATCGGGCTTTGCACAAGATGATGCTAGAGTACCTTTAAGAGGTTCGGTAATCTACATGAGCATTGGAGTTCCCAATGAAAATGTGATTAACTCAACTTCTGAGCATGCAACCATTACCAATGACCAAGGGCAGTTTAAGATTAATGTAAAAGTGGGTGATCAATTAGTTTTTACGGCAGTAAACTACAATATAAAAGTAGTGACCATAACCGAGGAAATTTTGGCGAACAACCGTTTGGTGGTAGAGGTGAACGAAAAAGTGACGGAGTTAGACGAAGTGGTCATTACCCCAGAGCAGCAAGAACGTTTCTTGAAAATGAGAAACGAAGAATTTAAACAGCACGAGTACGAAATAGATCGAGGCACAGAGGTGGAGAATATTGCCATGTCCGATGTGGATAGAGGTATGCAAGACGGTCTTAATTTCGTAAACATCTTCAGGGCCATTTTTAAATCACAGGACCAAGCTGAAGAAGAGAAACCTAGGTTAAAGGTGAGTGAGGTGCTAAGACAGGTATATGACGATTCTTTCTTTGTTGTAGACCTGCAGATACCGCAAGATAAGATCAATGAGTTTTTGTATTACTGTGATGCTAGAATGCCTGCGCAGTCCTTACTTAAAAAGGAAAATGAATTTCAATTGATCGATGCATTGGTGAATCATAGTAAATCGTTTCTTAAAGATTTAAATGAGGAGTAG
- a CDS encoding peptidase associated/transthyretin-like domain-containing protein has translation MRSRLLFFFLLASISVFSQLGETNKLEGRVYSDDGDVAATHVLNLTSQRATITDENGFFTVAVQLLDTLEFSAIQYKKKIVVVNTAILESKFISVGLEEALTELDEVTVTPYNLSGNLLKDLPTLELDPIVTASTLALPNAYVKIPTKAERELSAATANPIMSFDPLINAITGRTKMLKKRVERNKLYDRTERVRKFYADSIYQKQLLIPIDKIDDFLYYCEVDPRFQQIVDTHNEMEIWEYLRQKSIVYRKNNALD, from the coding sequence ATGAGGAGTAGACTCCTATTCTTTTTTTTGCTTGCTAGCATTTCGGTTTTCTCCCAATTGGGCGAGACAAATAAATTAGAGGGCAGGGTATATAGTGATGACGGTGACGTTGCCGCCACTCATGTACTTAACTTAACATCTCAACGGGCCACCATAACCGATGAAAACGGATTTTTTACGGTTGCCGTGCAATTGTTGGATACCTTAGAATTTTCGGCCATACAATACAAAAAGAAAATTGTGGTAGTAAATACCGCAATTTTGGAAAGCAAGTTTATCTCTGTAGGTTTAGAAGAGGCACTTACTGAATTAGATGAGGTTACCGTAACGCCCTATAATCTTAGTGGTAACCTTTTAAAGGATCTGCCTACTTTAGAATTGGATCCCATAGTTACCGCATCTACTTTAGCTTTACCAAATGCTTATGTAAAAATACCTACCAAGGCCGAAAGGGAACTTTCTGCGGCTACAGCAAACCCCATAATGAGTTTTGACCCATTGATCAATGCCATTACCGGGCGTACTAAAATGTTGAAGAAGCGTGTAGAGCGCAATAAACTGTATGATAGAACGGAACGGGTACGTAAGTTTTACGCAGATAGTATTTACCAAAAACAGTTATTGATCCCTATTGATAAAATAGATGATTTTCTATATTATTGCGAGGTTGATCCCCGTTTTCAGCAAATTGTGGATACCCATAATGAAATGGAAATTTGGGAATACCTACGACAAAAGAGTATAGTGTACAGAAAGAATAATGCTTTGGATTAG
- a CDS encoding DUF6702 family protein, which produces MKIFKPVLVLLILPLFAFVGAHKFYISVTNVDYSEKDEAIQIITRVFIDDMNTVLKERYGYTANLGTAKETKMDKDFLEKYLRTKFLVEVNQEKATYDFIGHKYDSDMVICYLEVPNIPLSNLKQIGITDEVLTDIYDDQQNVVHMKVKGTKKSHVLVKSRPKGMLNL; this is translated from the coding sequence ATGAAAATTTTTAAACCGGTATTGGTATTATTGATACTCCCCCTTTTTGCATTCGTAGGGGCGCACAAATTTTACATTAGTGTTACCAATGTAGACTATTCTGAAAAAGATGAGGCCATACAAATCATTACCCGTGTTTTTATAGATGATATGAATACGGTACTTAAAGAAAGATATGGTTATACTGCAAACCTGGGTACTGCTAAGGAAACGAAAATGGACAAGGATTTTCTTGAAAAATACTTACGTACAAAATTCTTGGTAGAAGTAAACCAAGAAAAGGCAACCTATGATTTTATAGGTCATAAGTATGATTCTGATATGGTCATTTGTTATTTAGAAGTACCTAATATTCCGTTATCCAACTTAAAACAAATTGGTATTACAGATGAAGTCCTTACGGATATTTATGATGATCAGCAAAACGTGGTGCACATGAAAGTAAAAGGCACAAAAAAAAGCCATGTTTTGGTGAAATCTCGTCCTAAAGGAATGTTAAATTTGTAA
- a CDS encoding M1 family metallopeptidase yields the protein MKRVKYAFASILFLFTAVTFAQETMTKEKEPGHYNQSKFKQLYEEFSTPNTYRSASGAPGPDYYQQQADYVMDIRLDDKNAKLFGEETITYTNNSPDDLEYLWVQLDQNVRAKDSKAALKNGSGISLGDSPEKFVGNFMTEPFDGGFNIDYVKDDSGKALPYTINFTMMRVDLPTPLKSGDKYAFKIKWNYNIPDHTINRARSGYEYFAEDGNRAYVIAQFFPRMAVYNDVEGWQNHQFWGNGEFALPFGDYEVNITVPADHILDGTGVLQNRKEVYSKEMMARYEKAKKSYDKPVIIVSQEEAEAAEKGFSDKTKTWKLKAENVRDFGFATSRKFIWDMQAVKLGNRDVMAVSMYPKEGNPLWEEYSTKAVAHTLKSYSSHTFDYPYPKAISVHAKRQGMEYPMICWNYGRPNKDGSYSDRTKYGMISVIIHEVGHNFFPMIVNSDERQWGWMDEGLDTFMQYMAEQEFGEAYPEAIAPNAKYPSRRGDPAKIVPYMSGDQSTIAPIMSNPENVFQLGPNAYGKPATALNILRETVMGRELFDHAFKTYSHRWKFKHPTPEDFFRTMEDASAVDLDWYWRGWFYTTDYVDMAVKDIKKYYVSDQPNKKMKAYLAERGIPESNLPPMVYLEEYDDAGMVSPELKNNLPSETSKTLKEFMMDNMTAAERAAIKEPKYFYEVTYNSPGGLPMPLIVEYTYEDGSVKNVTYPPEIWRKNSKEVSMVISSTSELKGIQIDPKMETADIDTTNNSWPKKEQESDFDKMKEGIKGE from the coding sequence ATGAAAAGAGTAAAGTACGCATTTGCGTCTATTTTATTCCTTTTTACGGCCGTAACGTTTGCTCAAGAAACGATGACCAAAGAAAAGGAACCTGGGCACTACAACCAGAGTAAGTTCAAACAATTGTATGAAGAGTTTTCTACGCCTAACACCTACAGATCTGCATCTGGCGCACCTGGTCCTGATTACTATCAGCAGCAGGCAGACTATGTAATGGACATTCGTTTAGATGATAAGAATGCTAAACTATTTGGTGAAGAGACCATTACATATACCAATAATTCCCCGGATGATTTGGAGTATTTATGGGTGCAGTTAGACCAAAATGTACGAGCTAAAGATTCTAAGGCGGCTTTAAAAAATGGTAGCGGTATTTCTTTGGGAGATTCTCCAGAGAAATTTGTAGGTAACTTTATGACCGAACCTTTTGATGGCGGTTTCAATATAGATTACGTTAAGGATGATTCTGGAAAAGCATTGCCTTACACCATTAACTTTACTATGATGCGTGTAGATTTACCTACGCCGTTAAAGAGTGGGGATAAGTATGCTTTTAAGATCAAGTGGAACTATAATATACCGGATCATACGATTAATAGGGCAAGATCAGGTTATGAGTATTTTGCTGAAGACGGTAACAGAGCATATGTAATTGCACAGTTCTTCCCAAGAATGGCCGTTTACAATGATGTTGAAGGATGGCAGAACCACCAGTTTTGGGGTAATGGCGAATTTGCTCTTCCTTTTGGGGATTATGAGGTGAACATTACCGTACCTGCAGATCATATTTTAGATGGTACAGGTGTACTTCAAAATAGAAAAGAAGTATATAGCAAAGAGATGATGGCGCGTTATGAAAAAGCGAAAAAATCATATGACAAACCTGTAATCATTGTAAGTCAAGAAGAAGCAGAAGCTGCAGAAAAAGGTTTTTCAGATAAAACAAAGACATGGAAGCTAAAAGCGGAGAATGTTCGTGATTTTGGTTTTGCAACCTCAAGAAAGTTCATTTGGGACATGCAAGCGGTAAAATTGGGTAACAGAGACGTAATGGCGGTATCTATGTACCCTAAAGAAGGTAACCCGTTATGGGAAGAGTATTCTACAAAAGCTGTAGCGCATACTTTGAAATCTTACTCTTCGCATACATTTGACTACCCTTACCCTAAAGCAATTTCTGTACATGCCAAAAGACAAGGTATGGAGTACCCAATGATCTGTTGGAACTACGGTAGACCAAATAAGGATGGTAGCTATTCTGACAGAACTAAATATGGAATGATCAGTGTAATCATTCATGAGGTAGGACATAACTTTTTCCCAATGATAGTAAATTCGGATGAGCGTCAATGGGGATGGATGGATGAAGGTTTAGATACTTTTATGCAGTACATGGCAGAGCAAGAGTTTGGGGAAGCATATCCAGAAGCTATTGCGCCTAACGCAAAATACCCATCAAGAAGAGGGGATCCAGCTAAGATCGTACCTTACATGAGCGGTGATCAAAGTACTATTGCACCAATTATGTCTAACCCTGAAAACGTTTTTCAATTAGGACCAAACGCCTATGGAAAACCTGCAACAGCGTTGAATATTTTGAGAGAGACCGTAATGGGTCGCGAGTTGTTCGATCATGCGTTTAAAACATATTCTCACCGTTGGAAATTTAAGCACCCAACCCCAGAAGATTTCTTTAGAACAATGGAAGATGCATCTGCCGTTGATCTAGATTGGTACTGGAGAGGATGGTTCTATACTACCGACTATGTGGATATGGCCGTAAAGGATATTAAGAAATACTACGTAAGCGATCAGCCAAATAAGAAGATGAAAGCATATTTGGCAGAGCGCGGTATACCAGAGTCCAATTTACCACCAATGGTATATTTAGAGGAGTATGATGATGCCGGTATGGTATCACCGGAACTAAAGAATAATTTGCCTTCTGAAACTTCTAAAACGTTGAAGGAATTTATGATGGATAATATGACGGCCGCTGAAAGAGCAGCTATAAAAGAGCCTAAGTATTTTTACGAAGTAACGTACAACAGTCCGGGTGGTTTACCAATGCCTTTAATTGTTGAGTATACATATGAGGACGGATCGGTTAAGAATGTAACCTATCCGCCAGAAATCTGGAGAAAGAACAGCAAAGAGGTAAGTATGGTGATTTCATCTACATCTGAGCTAAAAGGAATTCAGATAGACCCCAAAATGGAAACTGCTGATATTGATACAACTAACAATAGTTGGCCAAAGAAAGAGCAGGAAAGTGATTTCGATAAAATGAAAGAAGGAATCAAAGGAGAATAA
- a CDS encoding twin-arginine translocase TatA/TatE family subunit: MYSLFISGAEIFFIMFIVVMVFGADKIPGIAKGLGKGMRQLKDATEDIKQEIQKSADKQGIDTSFVTDIKKDIDDMKQDISSGLGTDVKKQINDVTKNINEVTGTIKRK, from the coding sequence ATGTATTCATTATTTATTAGTGGCGCGGAAATTTTCTTCATTATGTTTATCGTAGTGATGGTTTTTGGTGCCGACAAAATTCCTGGTATTGCCAAGGGCTTGGGCAAAGGTATGCGCCAGCTAAAAGATGCTACTGAAGATATTAAACAAGAAATTCAAAAAAGTGCCGACAAACAAGGTATAGATACAAGTTTTGTGACCGATATTAAAAAGGATATTGATGACATGAAACAAGATATTAGTTCCGGTTTAGGTACTGACGTTAAAAAGCAAATAAATGACGTCACTAAAAATATCAATGAAGTAACCGGTACGATCAAGAGAAAATAA
- a CDS encoding phosphatase PAP2 family protein — protein MLDKILQWDRDAFVYLNSLGIEQYDAFWSTVTKFPPWIPLFALIITLFFIKFPKKEAITMILTILIMAAFVATVTDLTKHVVARLRPNNDEELNTLIRILRSPSGFSFFSGHASSSFSIITLTVLFLRREFKWVYLFYIWPILFAMSRVYVGVHFPIDLMVGALVGICSAWLFYKLYGLLILPYLGSVRHE, from the coding sequence ATGCTAGATAAGATCTTACAATGGGATCGAGATGCCTTTGTCTATCTTAACAGTCTAGGTATAGAACAGTACGATGCTTTTTGGTCTACCGTTACCAAATTTCCACCTTGGATTCCACTCTTTGCATTGATCATTACACTTTTCTTTATAAAATTCCCAAAGAAAGAAGCTATAACAATGATTTTGACCATATTGATTATGGCAGCTTTTGTGGCTACGGTCACTGACCTGACAAAGCATGTGGTAGCCCGCTTAAGACCTAATAATGACGAAGAGCTAAATACGTTGATCCGTATTTTACGGAGTCCGTCCGGGTTCAGCTTTTTTTCGGGCCATGCCTCATCTTCCTTTTCTATAATCACGTTGACCGTTCTTTTTTTAAGGCGAGAATTTAAATGGGTGTATTTATTTTATATCTGGCCTATACTATTTGCTATGAGTAGGGTGTATGTTGGGGTGCACTTTCCTATAGATTTAATGGTAGGTGCTTTGGTAGGTATATGCTCTGCTTGGTTGTTCTACAAGTTATACGGTTTACTTATTTTACCCTACTTAGGGTCAGTCCGTCACGAATAG
- a CDS encoding O-methyltransferase → MHFLSPLLENYLADHSQPEPKLLQELTRETHLKVIQPRMLTGHFQGRVLSLLSKLIHPANILEIGTYTGYSALCLAEGLQKNGQLHTIDVNAELEQIQRTFFDRSDYGNQIIQHVGNALDIIPKMDITFDLIFIDAEKKQYDKYLDVVLPKTKSGSVILSDNVLWSGKVVEPLNPKDVTTKVLLDYNKKLSDHPQLETVLLPIRDGLTLSRVK, encoded by the coding sequence ATGCATTTTTTATCGCCACTTTTAGAAAATTACTTAGCGGACCATTCACAGCCAGAACCTAAGTTGTTACAAGAACTTACCCGAGAAACGCATTTAAAGGTTATACAGCCCCGTATGCTAACGGGGCATTTTCAAGGTCGTGTTTTAAGTTTACTTTCTAAATTGATACATCCTGCCAACATTCTAGAAATTGGCACGTATACCGGTTATTCCGCTTTATGTCTTGCGGAAGGATTACAAAAAAACGGACAATTACATACTATTGATGTCAATGCAGAACTAGAACAAATTCAGCGTACTTTTTTTGATCGAAGTGATTATGGTAATCAGATCATACAACATGTAGGTAATGCTTTGGACATTATCCCTAAAATGGATATCACCTTTGACCTTATTTTTATTGATGCGGAGAAAAAGCAATACGATAAGTATTTAGATGTTGTACTACCCAAAACCAAATCTGGCTCTGTGATACTTTCAGATAATGTATTGTGGTCAGGTAAAGTGGTTGAGCCTTTGAACCCAAAAGATGTGACCACAAAAGTATTGTTGGACTATAATAAAAAACTAAGTGATCATCCACAATTAGAGACGGTATTGCTGCCTATTCGTGACGGACTGACCCTAAGTAGGGTAAAATAA
- a CDS encoding GNAT family N-acetyltransferase, with translation MNNEITLREALKNDVPVLLQYEQEVVKAERPMDPTIRNNDVQYYDLDALIENPRATLMVACDGDKIVATGYALEKQARPYLDHETYAYLGFMYTDPEYRGRGINGKIVEALQHWAMNIGLTEIRLHVYEENEPAIKAYEKKGFKRHMIEMRLRTES, from the coding sequence ATGAACAATGAAATTACCCTTAGGGAAGCCCTAAAAAATGATGTGCCTGTACTATTGCAATATGAGCAAGAAGTGGTCAAGGCAGAACGCCCAATGGATCCAACTATTAGAAATAATGATGTGCAATACTATGATTTAGATGCATTGATAGAAAACCCAAGAGCTACCCTTATGGTTGCTTGTGACGGAGATAAAATTGTGGCAACGGGTTATGCATTGGAAAAACAGGCAAGACCTTACTTGGATCATGAGACCTATGCTTATTTGGGTTTTATGTATACCGATCCGGAATATAGGGGCAGGGGAATTAACGGTAAAATTGTGGAAGCCTTACAGCATTGGGCCATGAATATTGGGCTTACGGAAATAAGGTTGCATGTATATGAGGAAAATGAACCTGCTATTAAAGCCTATGAAAAAAAAGGGTTTAAAAGACACATGATCGAAATGCGATTAAGAACAGAATCTTAA